The Camelina sativa cultivar DH55 chromosome 14, Cs, whole genome shotgun sequence genome includes a window with the following:
- the LOC104738764 gene encoding probable pectinesterase/pectinesterase inhibitor 7 — protein sequence MESPILFLITLSFFSQSLLLVSSQTLSNSSTICKTTPDPKYCKSVFPHSQGNVQQYGRFSIRKSLSQSRKFIRTVDKYIKRNAHISQPAVIRALQDCRFLAGLTMDYLLTSFETVNDTSARSSFKTLPFSRADDVQTLLSAALTNEQTCLEGLTTAASSSATWTVRNGVALPLVNDTKLLGVSLALFTKGWVPKKKKRAGFAWAHPRSGSSTHTKPARLFRNGALPLKMAEKTKAVYESLSRRKLADGDDGDDGSMVLISDIVTVNQDGTGNFTNITAAIASAPNNTDGSAGFFLIYVTAGIYEEYISIAKNKRYMMIIGDGINQTVVTGNRSVVDGWTTFNSATFAVTAPNFVAVNITFRNTAGPEKHQAVALRSGADFSIFYSCSFEAYQDTLYTHSLRQFYRECDVYGTVDFIFGNAAVVFQNCNLYPRKPMPNQFNAITAQGRSDPNQNTGTSIQNCTIKPADDLVSSNYTVKTYLGRPWKEYSRTVYMQSYIDGFVEPVGWREWNGDFALSTLYYAEYNNTGPGSNTTNRVTWPGYHVINSTEAANFTITGLFLEDDWIWKTGVPYTSGLIS from the exons ATGGAATCTCCAATTCTCTTTCTCATCACACTATCATTCTTTTCCCAATCACTTCTCCTCGTTTCTTCTCAAACTCTATCCAACTCTTCGACAATCTGTAAAACGACTCCGGATCCAAAATACTGCAAATCTGTTTTCCCACATAGCCAAGGCAATGTTCAACAATACGGCCGCTTCTCTATCCGCAAATCGCTATCCCAGTCGCGAAAATTCATTCGCACCGTCGACAAATACATCAAACGCAACGCTCATATATCTCAACCTGCCGTTATCAGAGCCCTCCAAGACTGCCGTTTTCTCGCCGGGCTAACGATGGATTATCTCTTGACGTCGTTTGAAACCGTTAACGACACGTCGGCAAGATCCTCCTTCAAAACGCTACCGTTTTCGAGAGCCGACGACGTCCAGACTCTTCTCTCCGCGGCGTTGACTAACGAGCAGACGTGTCTCGAGGGACTCACCACCGCGGCTTCTTCTTCCGCCACGTGGACTGTAAGGAATGGTGTCGCTTTGCCTCTCGTTAACGACACGAAGCTCTTAGGCGTCTCGCTCGCTCTCTTCACCAAAGGATGGgttccgaagaagaagaaacgggcCGGGTTTGCTTGGGCTCATCCGAGATCCGGATCATCCACTCACACTAAGCCGGCCCGTCTGTTCCGTAACGGAGCTCTACCGTTGAAGATggcagagaaaacaaaagccGTTTACGAGTCGCTCAGCAGGAGAAAACTCGCGGACGGCGACGATGGAGACGACGGAAGCATGGTTTTGATAAGCGATATCGTCACCGTGAACCAAGACGGAACCGGGAACTTCACCAACATCACGGCGGCTATAGCGTCGGCGCCAAATAACACCGACGGAAGCGCCGGTTTCTTCTTAATCTACGTGACGGCGGGAATATACGAAGAGTACATCTCCATCGCTAAGAACAAAAGGTACATGATGATAATCGGCGACGGAATCAATCAAACGGTGGTCACCGGAAACAGAAGCGTCGTCGACGGTTGGACCACTTTCAACTCCGCCACATTTG ctGTGACAGCACCTAACTTCGTCGCGGTGAACATCACATTCCGAAACACTGCCGGACCAGAGAAACACCAGGCGGTTGCGTTACGGAGCGGTGCAGATTTCTCAATCTTCTATAGTTGTAGTTTCGAGGCTTATCAAGATACTCTCTACACGCATTCCCTAAGACAGTTCTATAGAGAATGCGATGTCTATGGAACGGTCGATTTCATATTCGGAAACGCGGCAGTTGTGTTTCAGAACTGTAATCTATACCCGAGAAAACCAATGCCAAACCAGTTCAACGCCATCACAGCGCAAGGCCGGTCCGATCCGAATCAAAACACCGGTACGTCAATCCAAAACTGTACGATTAAACCCGCGGATGATCTTGTTTCGAGTAACTATACGGTTAAAACATATTTGGGTCGACCGTGGAAAGAGTATTCAAGGACGGTTTACATGCAATCGTACATTGACGGGTTCGTTGAACCGGTTGGTTGGAGAGAGTGGAACGGCGATTTCGCTTTAAGTACGTTGTACTATGCTGAGTATAACAATACCGGACCGGGTTCAAACACTACAAACCGGGTTACATGGCCTGGTTATCACGTGATTAATTCGACTGAGGCAGCTAATTTCACGATCACCGGTCTATTCCTTGAAGATGATTGGATTTGGAAGACCGGAGTGCCTTACACCAGCGGTTTAATTTCttag
- the LOC104738765 gene encoding uncharacterized protein LOC104738765 — protein sequence MSIWIFSILILSTSLSVSGQKKPSVYEVLQNYTLPRGILPEGVRDYQLNRKTGVFKVHFNSTCQFAIESYKVKYKSTISGIISRGRVMRLMGVSVKVFFFWLNISEVSHDGDEVEFSVGAASEEFSAKYFVDSPQCGCGYNCYNGLVSSS from the coding sequence ATGTCCATTTGGATCTTCTCCATCCTCATTCTCTCTACTTCTTTATCCGTGTCCGGCCAAAAGAAGCCAAGTGTTTACGAGGTTCTCCAAAACTACACCTTACCACGAGGAATCTTACCGGAAGGCGTACGAGACTACCAGCTAAACCGAAAAACCGGGGTATTCAAAGTCCATTTCAATAGCACGTGTCAGTTCGCTATAGAGTCGTACAAGGTCAAATACAAATCCACAATCTCCGGCATCATATCAAGAGGACGGGTCATGAGGTTGATGGGCGTAAGCGTCaaagtgtttttcttttggctCAACATCTCTGAGGTGTCTCATGACGGCGACGAAGTCGAGTTCTCCGTTGGTGCTGCTTCTGAGGAGTTCTCGGCCAAGTATTTCGTGGACAGTCCACAGTGTGGTTGTGGGTATAATTGTTATAATGGGcttgtctcttcttcttga
- the LOC104743124 gene encoding zinc finger MYM-type protein 1-like, giving the protein MPGQKPGCQKRKKRKQDELFVQSLRGSLDKFVTRASANENSESGGANENSESGGGGINNPDDSSHLSEHDNVVNASNVESLNVCENPNSRVDIFDPRYWENLDNKMRDVLVEKGPQRELSLVFPLDANKRRFSYNYYSRKLRNGETSDRNWLVYSKHVNKVYCFCCKLFKSRNCSNMLALANDGYNDWKHLSERLKDHEKSVEHMNNMKTWKELKVRFEKNLTIDKPLQKEIAKEKERWRFVLARIIAVVKFLAKRNLAFRGKNEKLYQDNNGNFLGAIEMIAEFDLIIQDHIRRIHSHEIHCHYLGHNIQNEFISLLAHNVQLSIVKTIKESRYFSVILDCTPDVSHQEQMTLIIRCVKISNRKASVEEYFLEFLKVDDTTGLGLFDKLLDALKSLTLEFENIRGQGYDNGSNMKGKHQGVQKRLLDVNPKALYMPCACHSLNLVVSDMAHSCVKAISFFGIVQRIYALFSSSSKRWKILLDHVPCFTVKSLCNTRWESRIKSVKAIRFKAPQVRSALLELYESCDDAMTKSDAESLIMAFDNFEFILGIVIWYDILFAINSVSKNLQSKSFCIDNALKQLQGVCLFFEKYRHEGFSSSLSIAQTIARDMDVDPIFPQKRRVFRKKQFDEIGLDEEIQSSEDAFRVNYFLVVVDMAITSVKTRFDQMKTFESVFGFLFDSKKLKTLHDSDLQEHCCNLCKTFSHGNSSDVDSDDLFSELRVLQTTLPDVSMEPTEVLEFVEDIGCYPNVSIAYRIMLTIPVTVASAERSFSKLKLLKNFLRSSMSQERLNDLAILCIEKNILESIDTETIIHDFVSTKTRKNRIL; this is encoded by the coding sequence ATGCCAGGACAGAAACCGGGatgtcagaaaagaaaaaaaagaaaacaagatgaaTTGTTTGTTCAATCACTAAGAGGCTCTTTAGATAAATTTGTGACAAGAGCAAGTGCTAATGAAAATTCAGAATCTGGTGGTGCTAATGAAAATTCAGaatctggtggtggtggtataAATAATCCCGATGACAGTAGTCACTTGAGTGAGCATGATAATGTGGTTAATGCATCTAATGTTGAAAGTTTAAATGTTTGTGAAAACCCAAATTCTCGTGTTGATATTTTTGATCCAAGGTATTGGGAAAACCTTGATAATAAAATGAGAGATGTGTTAGTTGAAAAAGGACCTCAAAGAGAATTGAGTCTTGTGTTTCCTTTAGATGCAAACAAGAGGCGTTTctcatataattattattctagGAAGCTGCGTAATGGGGAAACTAGTGACAGAAATTGGTTGGTTTACTCCAAACATGTGAACAAGGTTTATTGCTTTTGTTGCAAATTGTTTAAATCTAGAAATTGTTCAAATATGCTTGCTTTAGCTAATGATGGTTATAATGACTGGAAGCATCTTAGTGAGAGACTTAAAGATCATGAGAAAAGTGTAGAGCATATGAATAACATGAAAACTTGGAAAGAGCTGAAAGTTAGATTTGAGAAGAATCTCACAATTGATAAACCACTACAGAAAGAAATTGCTAAAGAGAAAGAACGTTGGAGGTTTGTCTTAGCTAGAATAATTGCTGTTGTAAAATTTCTTGCTAAAAGAAATCTAGCTTTTcgtggaaaaaatgaaaaactttacCAAGATAACAATGGTAATTTCTTAGGTGCTATTGAAATGATTGCagaatttgatttgataatcCAAGATCATATTAGACGCATTCATAGTCATGAAATTCATTGTCATTATCTTGGTCATAATATTCAAAATGAGTTTATCTCTCTTTTGGCTCATAATGTTCAGCTTTCCATCGTTAAAACCATTAAAGAGTCTAGGTACTTTTCTGTCATTCTTGATTGCACACCGGATGTGAGCCATCAAGAGCAAATGACTTTGATAATTCGATGTGTGAAAATATCAAACAGAAAAGCAAGTGTAGAAGAGTACTTCTTAGAGTTTCTAAAGGTGGATGACACCACTGGTTTAGGTCTCTTTGATAAGTTACTAGATGCTTTAAAGTCTCTTACTCTTGAGTTTGAGAATATTAGAGGTCAAGGTTATGATAATGGTTCTAACATGAAAGGAAAACATCAAGGTGTTCAAAAGCGATTACTTGATGTAAATCCAAAAGCTTTGTATATGCCGTGTGCTTGTCATAGTCTGAATCTTGTGGTTAGTGATATGGCTCATTCATGTGTAAAAGCTATTTCTTTCTTTGGAATTGTGCAACGCATATATGCATTATTTTCTAGTTCTTCTAAGAGATGGAAAATTTTGCTTGATCATGTTCCTTGCTTTACTGTAAAATCTTTGTGTAACACACGTTGGGAGAGTCGAATTAAAAGTGTCAAAGCTATTAGGTTCAAAGCTCCACAAGTAAGATCAGCTTTATTGGAATTATATGAGTCTTGTGATGATGCTATGACAAAGAGTGATGCTGAAAGTTTGATCATGGCATTtgataattttgaatttatccTTGGCATTGTTATTTggtatgatattttgtttgccATTAACTCAGTGAGTAAGAATTTACAGTCTAAATCATTTTGCATTGATAATGCTTTAAAACAATTGCAaggtgtgtgtttgttttttgagaAGTATAGACATGAAGGGTTTAGTTCTAGTTTGAGTATAGCTCAAACTATTGCTCGTGATATGGATGTAGATCCTATATTTCCACAGAAGCGTCGtgttttcagaaaaaaacaGTTTGATGAAATTGGTTTGGATGAGGAAATACAATCTAGTGAAGATGCATTTAGAGTCAATTACTTTTTGGTTGTGGTGGACATGGCAATCACTTCGGTGAAGACCAGATTTGAtcaaatgaaaacttttgaaagtgtttttggtttcttatttgattcgAAAAAGTTAAAGACATTACATGATAGTGATTTACAAGAGCATTGCTGTAACTTATGCAAAACTTTTTCTCATGGTAACTCGTCGGATGTTGATTCAGATGATCTTTTTTCAGAATTGAGAGTGCTTCAAACGACTTTACCTGATGTGTCAATGGAACCTACTGAAGTTCTTGAGTTTGTTGAAGATATTGGTTGTTATCCAAATGTTTCAATTGCATATAGAATCATGTTAACTATACCGGTGACAGTCGCTTCAGCGGAGAGAAgcttttcaaaactaaaattattgaaaaattttCTAAGATCTTCAATGTCTCAAGAAAGGTTGAATGATTTAGCTATTTTGTGCATCGAAAAGAACATATTGGAGAGCATTGATACTGAAACTATTATTCATGATTTTGTATCGACTAAAACTCGTAAAAATAGGATTTTATGA